In a single window of the Acidobacteriota bacterium genome:
- the fabF gene encoding beta-ketoacyl-ACP synthase II, translating to MGRRVVITGVGIISPVGLTRERTWDALLAGKSGIGPITCFDAADYACRIAGEVRGFDCLDFLDRKEARKMDRFSHFALAAAGEALQDADLTIDASNEERIGVYIGSGIGGLPLLEQQHRTLLERGPRRMSPFFIPGMILNLASGNVSIKYGAKGPNVAVATACATGTHAIGESFRMIREGYADGMIAGGTEAVVTPLAVGGFCAMKALSTNNANPTAASRPFDAKRDGFVMGEGAGILYVEEREAAIARGASIHAEIAGYGMTGDAYHISAPSVDGDGPIRAMKMALADAGMDPAAIDYINTHGTSTPAGDRSEVMAIRSVFGENADKLACSSTKSMTGHLLGAAGGLESAVSALSVARDQVPPTINLEYPDPECDLDFVPNEARAMPVRAALNNSFGFGGTNATLILKKHDG from the coding sequence ATGGGAAGGCGAGTCGTCATTACCGGCGTAGGGATCATCTCGCCGGTGGGTCTCACCCGCGAACGTACCTGGGATGCACTCCTCGCAGGCAAGAGCGGAATTGGGCCAATCACCTGTTTCGATGCGGCGGATTACGCCTGTCGCATCGCCGGTGAGGTTCGGGGATTCGACTGTCTGGACTTCCTTGACCGCAAGGAAGCCCGCAAGATGGATCGCTTCTCCCACTTCGCGCTTGCGGCGGCGGGTGAGGCTCTCCAGGATGCCGATCTGACCATCGACGCATCCAACGAAGAGCGGATTGGGGTCTACATCGGTTCGGGTATCGGGGGACTCCCATTACTGGAGCAGCAACATCGCACCCTCCTGGAACGTGGACCGCGACGCATGTCGCCGTTCTTCATCCCCGGCATGATTCTGAACCTGGCCAGCGGTAATGTTTCCATCAAGTACGGCGCCAAGGGGCCCAACGTGGCGGTCGCGACCGCGTGTGCAACGGGGACCCACGCCATCGGTGAGTCTTTCCGGATGATCCGTGAGGGCTACGCCGACGGCATGATCGCCGGAGGCACCGAGGCCGTCGTCACTCCGTTGGCTGTCGGCGGATTCTGCGCCATGAAGGCGCTGTCGACCAACAACGCCAATCCCACCGCGGCGTCCCGTCCATTCGACGCAAAGCGTGACGGCTTCGTGATGGGTGAGGGTGCGGGGATTCTCTACGTCGAGGAGCGCGAGGCGGCGATCGCACGCGGTGCCTCGATTCATGCCGAGATCGCCGGCTACGGCATGACCGGCGATGCGTACCATATCTCGGCGCCGTCCGTTGACGGCGATGGCCCGATCCGTGCCATGAAGATGGCGCTGGCCGACGCGGGGATGGACCCGGCAGCCATCGACTACATCAACACGCACGGAACATCGACGCCCGCCGGCGACCGCAGCGAGGTGATGGCGATTCGGTCGGTGTTCGGCGAAAACGCCGATAAGCTAGCGTGCTCCTCGACCAAGTCGATGACGGGACATCTACTGGGCGCCGCCGGCGGGTTGGAGTCGGCGGTATCGGCGCTCTCTGTCGCGCGGGATCAGGTTCCTCCGACGATCAATCTGGAATACCCGGATCCCGAATGCGATCTCGACTTCGTCCCCAACGAGGCACGGGCGATGCCGGTTCGCGCGGCGCTCAACAACTCTTTCGGGTTCGGTGGCACGAACGCAACGCTCAT
- the acpP gene encoding acyl carrier protein has translation MASVDEKIKHIIVEQLSVDEAEVKPEASFIDDLGADSLDVVELVMALEEEFGLEISDEDAEKLSSVKDAIDYIQKNSK, from the coding sequence ATGGCATCGGTTGACGAAAAGATTAAACACATCATCGTTGAGCAGTTGAGTGTCGACGAGGCAGAGGTCAAGCCGGAGGCGTCGTTCATCGACGACCTGGGGGCGGACTCTTTGGACGTCGTCGAACTCGTCATGGCGCTCGAGGAAGAGTTCGGGCTGGAGATCAGCGACGAAGACGCGGAGAAGCTGAGCTCCGTGAAGGACGCGATCGACTACATCCAGAAGAACAGCAAGTAA